One part of the Enterococcus sp. DIV1094 genome encodes these proteins:
- the tsf gene encoding translation elongation factor Ts, with translation MADVTAKMVKELRDMTGVGMMDAKKALVEVEGDIEKAVDLLREKGMAKAAKKNDRIAAEGLASVAVKGNTAAIVEVNSETDFVSKNEMFQDLVKEIAELVAENKPADMDEAMKIKTSKGTVESDLIEATQVIGEKISFRRFEVIEKDDNAAFGGYLHMGGRIAVLAVLEGTTDDTVARDVAMHVAAINPRYVNETQIPEAELDHERTVLTEQALNEGKPANIVEKMVEGRLSKFKAEIALVDQPFVKDPDMTVEKYVASKGATVKTFVRFEVGEGIEKREDNFVEEVMNQVKK, from the coding sequence ATGGCAGATGTTACAGCTAAAATGGTAAAAGAACTACGCGATATGACTGGCGTAGGAATGATGGATGCGAAAAAAGCATTGGTTGAAGTAGAAGGCGACATTGAAAAAGCAGTTGATCTTTTACGTGAAAAAGGAATGGCTAAAGCTGCGAAGAAAAACGATCGTATCGCCGCTGAAGGTCTTGCTTCAGTTGCAGTGAAAGGAAATACTGCAGCAATCGTTGAAGTTAACTCAGAAACTGACTTCGTTTCTAAAAACGAAATGTTCCAAGATTTAGTAAAAGAAATCGCTGAACTAGTTGCTGAAAACAAACCAGCTGACATGGACGAAGCAATGAAAATCAAAACATCAAAAGGTACAGTTGAATCTGACTTGATCGAAGCAACACAAGTTATCGGAGAAAAAATCAGCTTCCGTCGTTTCGAAGTAATCGAAAAAGATGACAATGCTGCATTTGGTGGATACCTACACATGGGTGGACGTATTGCTGTATTAGCTGTTTTAGAAGGAACAACTGACGATACAGTTGCTAGAGACGTTGCAATGCACGTAGCAGCAATCAACCCTCGTTATGTAAACGAAACTCAAATTCCTGAAGCTGAATTAGATCACGAACGTACAGTTTTGACTGAACAAGCGTTGAACGAAGGCAAACCAGCGAACATCGTTGAAAAAATGGTTGAAGGACGTTTGAGCAAATTCAAAGCTGAAATCGCATTGGTTGACCAACCATTCGTTAAAGATCCTGATATGACTGTTGAAAAATACGTTGCTTCTAAAGGCGCAACTGTGAAAACATTTGTCCGCTTTGAAGTCGGCGAAGGTATCGAAAAACGTGAAGATAACTTTGTTGAAGAAGTAATGAACCAAGTGAAAAAATAA
- the rpsB gene encoding 30S ribosomal protein S2, translated as MAVISMKQLLEAGVHFGHQTRRWNPKMKKYIFTERNGIYIIDLQKTVKLVDAAYDYMKSVAEEGGVALFVGTKKQAQEAIKDEATRAGQYFVNHRWLGGTLTNWDTIQKRIARLKQINAMEEDGTFAVLPKKEVAGLNKQRERLEKFLGGIADMPRIPDVMYIVDPRKERIAVQEAHKLNIPIVAMVDTNCDPDEIDVVIPSNDDAIRAVKLITSKMADAFIEGNQGEDQVVEEDFSAENTATSIEEIVDVVEGDNSSAE; from the coding sequence ATGGCAGTAATTTCAATGAAACAATTACTAGAAGCCGGCGTACACTTTGGTCACCAAACTCGTCGCTGGAACCCAAAAATGAAGAAATATATCTTCACAGAAAGAAACGGAATCTACATTATTGACTTACAAAAAACAGTTAAATTAGTAGATGCAGCTTACGATTACATGAAGAGCGTAGCAGAAGAAGGCGGCGTTGCTTTATTCGTAGGTACGAAAAAACAAGCACAAGAAGCGATCAAAGATGAAGCAACTCGTGCTGGACAATACTTTGTAAACCACCGTTGGTTAGGTGGAACATTGACAAACTGGGATACGATCCAAAAACGTATCGCTCGTTTGAAACAAATCAATGCAATGGAAGAAGATGGAACTTTTGCTGTTCTACCAAAAAAAGAAGTTGCTGGTTTGAACAAACAACGTGAACGTCTTGAAAAATTCTTAGGTGGTATCGCTGATATGCCAAGAATTCCAGATGTAATGTACATCGTTGACCCACGTAAAGAACGTATTGCTGTTCAAGAAGCACACAAATTGAATATCCCAATCGTAGCAATGGTTGATACAAACTGCGATCCAGATGAGATCGATGTAGTTATCCCATCAAACGACGACGCGATCCGTGCCGTTAAATTGATCACTTCAAAAATGGCTGATGCTTTCATCGAAGGTAATCAAGGGGAAGATCAAGTTGTTGAAGAAGATTTTTCAGCAGAAAACACTGCAACTTCAATCGAAGAAATCGTTGATGTTGTAGAAGGCGACAACTCTTCAGCAGAATAA